A region from the Ptychodera flava strain L36383 chromosome 10, AS_Pfla_20210202, whole genome shotgun sequence genome encodes:
- the LOC139143005 gene encoding tripartite motif-containing protein 2-like: MAEKVTPAESTADDSLRCPICLELFRDAKLLPCLHSVCEVCLLKLIEKRGVLECPVCGRAVELGEGGVTLLTQSFLVNSLADQTRKREDEGKNRCDGCDEENITHRCVPCAMSLGATCYKAHRRIPQTRHHRVVPIDEYATEQAANPSLQQASVLCGLHPENPVKFYCASCETLVCLGCTVLKHRVPDHDLKCLSEEKKAYVTVVQGHLDQLKVKEDMFENEVLELEKMAGTVPQREETNSKAVKQWAGEVIENVRKEENRLLEETKVDNSAFLKQVDILSDNVKRSVEDIKETRRFLEQLIGYGNDGQILSSRREITARLDDLSKREHQKSDTIKAIKFKANKDYLHGSLGSFEGFGESSRLLKATKRRIERLAATFNGPRGVRIAENSDLYVAERFNHKVQVLDESFSHKVDYTFPSIESAEPWDIAVTSNYTYITDWNNRQVLVCDKDGKLVGTFGKNDFCHPNGICVSERSDIAYVVDCDGNCLHLYKIANATYIPMKTIRRVGFEPTEFCNPFFVTADIFHRILVADCRNNRIRVFDEDGNFLSDMRSHDCSDTSRDDDKDGNISRPKAITSDEKGNVFVYNVQKSIVQQFDPFGRFICTVFRQNEQYSPNPFGLAVDSRNQRLVLADGNINCLSVISL; this comes from the coding sequence ATGGCGGAAAAGGTAACACCAGCGGAAAGTACTGCAGATGATTCTTTGAGGTGTCCAATTTGCTTAGAGCTTTTCCGTGACGCCAAACTTTTGCCGTGTCTACACAGCGTTTGTGAAGTATGTCTTCTGAAACTGATCGAGAAACGAGGAGTTCTGGAGTGCCCTGTCTGTGGTAGAGCCGTGGAACTGGGTGAAGGTGGCGTCACACTCCTAACTCAAAGCTTCCTGGTGAACAGCCTGGCTGACCAGACCAGGAAGAGAGAAGATGAGGGCAAAAATCGTTGCGACGGCTGCGATGAAGAAAACATTACTCATAGATGCGTTCCATGCGCAATGAGTTTGGGAGCAACATGCTATAAGGCACACAGAAGGATACCGCAAACCAGACACCATCGTGTCGTGCCGATCGATGAATACGCCACCGAGCAGGCTGCCAATCCCAGTTTACAACAAGCCAGTGTTCTCTGCGGCCTGCACCCAGAAAACCCCGTCAAGTTTTATTGCGCATCCTGTGAAACACTAGTTTGTCTGGGATGTACCGTTTTGAAGCACAGGGTACCCGACCACGACTTGAAATGTCTTAGCGAGGAGAAGAAAGCGTACGTAACTGTTGTGCAGGGTCATCTGGACCAGCTTAAGGTCAAAGAGGACATGTTCGAAAACGAGGTCTTGGAACTAGAGAAGATGGCTGGCACTGTACCACAACGAGAGGAGACTAACAGCAAAGCTGTGAAGCAATGGGCTGGGGAGGTGAtagaaaatgtcagaaaagaaGAAAACAGACTGCTTGAGGAGACAAAAGTTGACAACAGCGCTTTTCTGAAGCAGGTGGACATTTTGTCTGACAACGTCAAGAGGTCCGTCGAAGACATAAAGGAAACTAGGAGATTTTTGGAGCAGTTGATAGGCTACGGGAATGACGGGCAAATTCTCTCTTCCAGGCGGGAAATTACGGCACGTCTAGATGACCTGTCTAAAAGAGAACATCAGAAGAGCGACACAATCAAAGCAATCAAATTCAAAGCAAACAAGGACTACTTACACGGAAGCCTTGGGTCATTTGAAGGATTCGGTGAAAGTTCCAGGCTACTGAAGGCCACCAAGAGGAGGATCGAAAGATTGGCCGCAACGTTCAACGGGCCGCGAGGCGTGCGTATTGCAGAGAACAGCGACCTCTACGTTGCCGAGAGGTTTAACCACAAGGTTCAAGTCCTCGATGAAAGTTTCAGTCACAAAGTTGATTACACATTCCCATCTATCGAGTCCGCTGAACCCTGGGATATTGCCGTTACTTCCAACTACACCTACATTACTGATTGGAACAACAGGCAGGTGCTTGTGTGCGACAAAGATGGCAAATTGGTGGGCACATTTGGTAAGAACGACTTCTGTCACCCCAACGGCATATGCGTCAGCGAGAGAAGCGACATTGCATATGTCGTCGACTGTGATGGAAACTGTTTGCACTTGTACAAGATAGCAAATGCCACGTACATACCTATGAAAACGATTCGTAGAGTGGGTTTTGAACCTACAGAATTTTGTAATCCGTTTTTTGTAACGGCTGATATCTTCCACCGAATTCTTGTCGCTGACTGTAGGAACAACCGAATTCGGGTCTTCGATGAAGACGGGAACTTTCTGTCCGACATGCGAAGCCATGACTGCAGTGACACCTCGCGCGACGATGACAAGGATGGGAATATATCTCGTCCGAAAGCAATTACAAGCGACGAAAAAGGTAATGTGTTCGTATACAACGTACAGAAGAGTATCGTCCAACAGTTTGACCCATTCGGTCGATTTATCTGCACCGTCTTCAGGCAAAACGAACAGTATTCGCCGAATCCGTTTGGATTGGCAGTCGACAGCAGAAATCAAAGGCTGGTACTGGCAGACGGTAACATTAATTGCCTAAGTGTTATAAGTCTTTGA
- the LOC139142019 gene encoding tripartite motif-containing protein 2-like, producing MAEKVTPAESIADDSLRCPICLELFCDAKLLPCLHSVCEVCLLKLVEKRGILECPVCRRHVELADGGVTLLTQSFLANSLADQTRKREAEGKNRCDGCDEENITHRCVPCAMSLGATCYKAHRRIPQTRHHRVVPIDEYATEQAANPSLQQASVLCGLHPENPVKFYCTTCETLVCLECTVLKHRGPDHDLKSLSEKKEAYITVVQGQLNQLKVKEDMFENEVLELEKMAGTVRQEKTTSKAVKQWAGEVIENIRKEEDRLLDKIEVEKSAILKQVDILSDNVKSSVEDIKGTRRFLEQLMAYGNDGQILSSRRETTARLDELSKREHQKSDTIKAIKFKANMDYLHGSLGSFEGLSDSSWLLKTTKRRNERLATTFNGPRGVCITENSDLYVADRFNHRVQVLDESFSHKVDYTFPSIESAEPWDIAVTSNYTYITDWSNGQVLVCDKDGKLVGTFGKNDMRHPLGICVSERRDIAYVVDHGGNCLHTYKIANAKYTPMKTIRSVGFEPTEFSNPFLVRADIFNRILVTDYMNNRIRVFDEDCNFLSDIRSHDCDSLRGNDKDGNISRPKGLTTDKEGNVFVCNFHDSVVQQFDPFGRYICTAFRENELDSPNPFGLAFDHRNQRLVLADANSNCLRVINL from the coding sequence ATGGCGGAAAAGGTAACACCAGCGGAGAGTATTGCAGATGATTCTTTGAGGTGTCCAATTTGCTTAGAGCTTTTCTGTGACGCCAAACTTTTGCCGTGTCTACACAGCGTTTGTGAAGTATGTCTTCTGAAACTGGTCGAGAAAAGAGGGATTCTGGAGTGCCCCGTCTGTCGCAGACACGTGGAACTGGCTGACGGTGGCGTCACACTCCTAACTCAAAGCTTCCTGGCTAACAGCCTGGCTGACCAGACCAGGAAGAGAGAAGCTGAGGGCAAAAATCGTTGCGACGGCTGCGATGAAGAAAACATTACTCATAGATGCGTTCCATGCGCAATGAGTTTGGGAGCAACATGTTATAAGGCACACAGAAGGATACCGCAAACCAGACACCATCGTGTCGTGCCGATCGATGAATACGCCACCGAGCAGGCTGCCAATCCAAGTTTACAACAAGCCAGTGTTCTCTGTGGCCTGCACCCAGAAAACCCCGTCAAGTTTTATTGCACAACCTGTGAAACACTAGTTTGTCTGGAATGTACCGTTTTGAAGCACAGGGGACCCGACCACGACTTGAAAAGTCTTAGCGAGAAGAAGGAAGCGTACATCACTGTGGTGCAGGGTCAACTGAACCAGCTTAAGGTCAAAGAGGACATGTTCGAAAACGAGGTCTTGGAACTAGAGAAAATGGCTGGCACGGTGCGACAAGAGAAGACTACCAGCAAAGCTGTAAAGCAATGGGCTGGGGAGGTAAtagaaaatatcagaaaagaagAAGACAGACTGCTGGATAAGATAGAAGTCGAAAAGAGTGCTATTCTTAAACAGGTAGACATATTGTCTGACAACGTCAAGAGTTCCGTCGAAGATATTAAGGGAACTAGGAGATTTTTGGAGCAGTTGATGGCGTACGGGAATGACGGGCAAATTCTGTCTTCCAGGCGGGAAACTACTGCACGTCTAGACGAGCTGTCGAAAAGAGAACATCAGAAGAGTGACACAATCAAAGCAATCAAATTCAAAGCAAACATGGACTACTTACATGGAAGCCTTGGGTCATTTGAAGGGCTCAGTGATAGTTCCTGGCTACTGAAGACCACCAAAAGGAGGAACGAAAGATTGGCCACAACTTTCAACGGGCCGCGAGGAGTATGCATTACAGAGAACAGCGACCTCTACGTTGCCGATAGGTTTAACCATAGAGTTCAAGTCCTCGATGAAAGTTTCAGCCACAAAGTTGATTACACATTCCCATCTATCGAGTCAGCCGAACCCTGGGATATTGCAGTTACTTCCAACTACACCTATATTACTGATTGGAGCAACGGGCAGGTGCTTGTGTGCGACAAAGATGGCAAATTGGTAGGTACCTTTGGTAAGAACGACATGCGTCATCCTCTCGGTATATGCGTCAGCGAGAGAAGAGATATTGCGTATGTCGTCGACCATGGTGGAAACTGTCTGCATACTTATAAGATCGCAAATGCCAAGTACACACCTATGAAAACGATCCGTAGTGTGGGTTTTGAACCTACAGAATTTTCCAATCCATTTCTTGTAAGGGCTGATATCTTCAACCGAATTCTTGTCACAGACTATATGAACAACAGAATTCGGGTCTTCGATGAAGACTGTAACTTTCTGTCGGACATACGAAGCCACGACTGCGACTCCTTGCGCGGCAATGACAAGGATGGGAATATATCTCGTCCGAAAGGATTAACAACCGACAAAGAAGGTAATGTGTTCGTATGCAACTTTCACGATAGTGTTGTCCAACAATTTGACCCGTTCGGTCGATATATCTGCACTGCCTTCAGGGAAAACGAGCTGGATTCGCCGAATCCGTTCGGATTGGCATTCGACCACAGAAATCAGAGACTGGTTCTGGCAGACGCTAACAGTAACTGCCTTAGAGTTATAAATCTTTAA